In Oscarella lobularis chromosome 18, ooOscLobu1.1, whole genome shotgun sequence, the following proteins share a genomic window:
- the LOC136197643 gene encoding uncharacterized protein, translating into MTTNEQSATIPPPLAQEGERTQPSWTMGNAEFSQLLTLAAATGAAQALAQQAAIGPTQPAAPTGDGTLAQRAETDVGQNTGADGLPLADQIAHVVVAADGGASSGVQASTPQSAAGGSGSAAAGGTIGSASSAPGVGARGERSGAEKSGAISFLAEALKGAAAKSAATPSAYLLDEGVAIPGKLVARIQTKEFFDLGELLPENIECRQEDEFAPFRDLVLGSRRARKEVPNITAWVRCFAAYAIVRCAKFPEDALPLLAYQRIVVRLAETRGGLGWRSYDERFRRLAAANPSSQWSRADGNILGEVYYNRASPARSDGIDASAWLNRPLAAARARTPDRGARAPISGVCLDWNNRARCRFGAACRFRHVCLQCGDDHKASVCTRADAGERLPQRERSPVRRSVKGKE; encoded by the exons atgaCGACTAACGAAcaatcggcgacgatccCCCCGCCCCTGGCCCAAGAGGGAGAGCGGACCCAACCATCATGGACGATGGGCAACGCCGAATTCTCGCAGCTCCTAACGCTTGCTGCTGCCACCGGCGCGGCGCAGGCCTTGGCACAGCAAGCGGCGATCGGCCCGACGCAACCGGCTGCGCCAACCGGCGACGGAACGCTTGCACAGCGGGCGGAAACGGACGTCGGACAGAATACAG GTGCTGACGGTTTACCGCTGGCGGATCAGATTGCCCATGTCGTCGTGGCGGCAGATGGTGGTGCGAGCAGCGGCGTGCAGGCGAGTACGCCGCAGAGCGCGGCGGGCGGCAGCGGTAGCGCGGCGGCGGGTGGTACAATCGGCAGCGCATCGAGCGCGCCTGGCGTCGGCGCGCGCGGAGAGCGTAGCGGAGCAGAGAAATCGGGAGCTATTTCGTTTTTGGCGGAAGCGCTAAaaggagcggcggcgaaatcggcggcgacgccatCGGCGTACCTCCTAGACGAAGGAGTGGCGATCCCGGGCAAGCTCGTCGCGCGCATCCagacaaaagaatttttcgaCCTGGGGGAGCTACTCCCGGAGAACATCGAATGCCGGCAGGAGGATGAGTTTGCCCCGTTCCGCGACCTGGTGCTAGGCTCGCGGCGCGCACGGAAGGAAGTACCCAACATTACAGCGTGGGTACGGTGCTTCGCCGCGTACGCTATCGTGCGATGCGCGAAATTTCCGGAGGACGCGCTCCCGCTGCTGGCATATCAACGCATCGTGGTGCGCCTCGCGGAGACGCGCGGCGGTTTAGGTTGGCGCAGCTACGacgagcgttttcgtcggctggcggcggcgaacccAAGCAGTCAATGGTCGCGCGCGGACGGAAACATCCTCGGGGAGGTTTACTACAACCGCGCTTCGCCTGCAAGATCCGACGGTATCGACGCATCGGCGTGGTTGAACCGCCCACTGGCAGCAGCCCGCGCGCGGACGCCGGATAGAGGAGCACGAGCGCCTATAAGCGGCGTCTGTCTCGACTGGAACAACCGCGCCAGGTGCCGGTTCGGCGCGGCATGTCGTTTTCGCCACGTTTGCCTGCAATGCGGCGATGATCACAAAGCGTCGGTGTGCACGCGCGCGGATGCGGGTGAGCGTCTTCCTCAGCGCGAGCGCTCACCGGTGCGGCGCAGCGTAAAAGGCAAGGAGTAG